TTTGTTATggttataaataatatgtatgaaTATCCTTCAAAAGAAAATAGCTTTTTACCagaaattttaaaaaatgcATGTAATTCCTtaacaaaagaaaatatacCAGAAAGTGGATGGgtacaatattttttatatatgacaTTATATTGTTGTGATGTTGAAAAACCTAGTAATGAATtacaaataaaagaaaGTATACCATATTACATTCAGgaatatttacatttaaaatggctagataatatattaataactGCACAAAATCAAGGATCTGAAAAAATGCAACTTGAAatggaaaatattataaataaattacagttaaaaaatttctttattaatttatctGTAGGAAGAAAAATAGATGAACAACATTGTTTTTTTACAtctcatttttataaaccTTTAAATCTATGTATTgaatatgattattttcATCCCATTGGACAAAATAGACCACTTGTTAGTGGTATAatatctttaaaaaatcgtatatttaaaaaactTAATTTCAATGTTgttaatatacataaatgtTATTGGGATCCTCTAAATGATGATCAAAAAGAAGCACAGCTGATCAAAATTATAGAAACATTTCAACAAAAGCAAGATCCGAAAACAAAAACGGAATCCaaagaattatatgaagaaaaatattttgattCAAATATACTACATCTTAAACATAAGAGAGTTAAATTTCATACTTGGCCACCAGAAAATATAACGATTTGAAAAAActaaaatattacaaaatagAGGGAAATATAGGTCTTTGAATTTTCTCCATGTTAAcgtatatacatacatatatatatatatatatatatatatatatatgttttttttttttttttttttttgtgtgtatatatatatatatatatatatatatttttttttgtttatccttttatttgtttgtttgtttgtttttttttaaagataataaataataacataaatatatataaataaaatttacaacaacaaaaaaaaataataatattaaaaaataaaagaaaaatgaaagcaattaaataatataacaataaaaataataacatatggataatatatgcatacataaaaattaataaataaataaataaatatatatatgtatatatatatatatatatatatgtcaatatatacaaaaaagtatttatttttatttccaGTTCATTcaccaaaaaaaaaaaaaaagaaaataatttctatatatttttttagttTTCAAAATTAACAGTTAACGTAGGGAACTTTTGCTTTAATCTTTCTgttatttcatttttaacGTTGTGTggtatatttatttcttcacTTGAATTCTCTATATTTAGAAATTTCAAACAAACATAGTTGTTAATATTCTCCTTATTATTTACTAACTCTTTAATTATGACTTCTACTTctaataaatattgtaaaaagtaaaatatattatataatataacaataataatgataatattaataaagtttaaaatattgaaaaatttttatacatattatatattatatcaatTCGTATATACGTATGCagatataattatatgtgtacataagaataatggatatttaatataaataaataaatatatatatatatatatatatatatatatatatatatatatttatatttatataatatacttatatttttataatttttactTTGATATATTCTTACTTAAAAAATCCAAGTATGGTTTCAACTGACTTAAGCAGttttgaatattttgttcattaATTTCATCAAAGTTTGTGATGATTACATTGGGTTCTTGATTCTGTTCATTTcttatatacatttttaatgTTTTCTTAATTACATGAGATACAGTTATACTATTAGAACTGCAGGTAACACAATTACCCAACAGtctaatatataaatcattattttttatatctacTAATTCTACATCACCGTTATCTATTTGTAATTTAGGTCTGATTAAATTTAAAACCTTTTCCACATTTTCAGGATTtaattcataatataaaccTCCATCATTTTctgatgataaaaatatttgaaatGGTACACcattctttttatttttaactACGTATGttctttttcttaatatattcaatgGAACCCTTAAcatgttattatttaaagGTTCGAAATTAGTTTGAATAAATAACACCTTTGCCTTGTCATATTGTAAGATGCTAATGTTTTTCACatacacaaaaaaaaaattccaAATAAAAAGCACACTGAGGGATATACAGTTCATCTTATTAAAGTACACATTTAAATATACCATAAAAATGAGCAAacaatacatatatatatatatatatatatatatatatgtattctgaaaaaagaaacaaaaaaattaaaacacgaagaattataaaaacaaatcaAACTGCTTAAACATAAAATTtaagataaatatatatatatatattttatttattcaatAAGAATTTtaattgtaatatatacaatatttgtatatattttataaaatacgttacatatatgtttatttttttctaaattttACCTGAACcgttcataatttttttttccctatagtgtgtaaaaaaaaaaaaataataataaaataaaataaaataaaataaaaaatatataaattaatatcttatatatatatatatatatatatatatattataggtataaatatattattaaaaaacTAATTTCATTTCGTATGTActactatatatatatatatatttgtaattatttttattttttattattatttttcttttggtagatatcattttcttaaattttaataaaatattatatatctatataaaatattcctataaaaaaaatgaagtaacataatatatataagcaTCCATTAATCTCTTgtgttattatattattttcttaaattaggaaaagaaaaacagTTACAGtatgataaaaatttataaagaatatatacGTACGGAAAACTACTTCAGCACAATATTTTCctatataattttacatctttataataaagataatttctttaaaaagagaacaaatagaaataatttatttggAGATTTGAAAAAGccattttatttaaataagaGAAAAGTTATCATTCAAAAcaaagtaataaaaaaaaaaaacctAGTACTTCATTTTTCAACAAGCCAAATTAGTTACTTCTATTATCATTACTTtgtgtatatattgttaccgaaattgaattatttaaatagttctgaaaaaaatgaaattatacaaaatgtttatttaataaataacaataCGCACCAAGATGTGAGGGATTACatatacaataaaataaaccAGAATGAACgaaatataattttttgtaataatttGCTACCAGGagaaaattttaattatactAACACTTTAGGTATATTcttagaaaataaatattttttagatctaccttttaaaaattttaagtCTACACATAATGTAAGAAACcattcatatttaaaaaagaatagACATAATAATTGTATTATGTTTAAGAAGcaaatatttaatttgaataaaaagaatcaaaaaaatgttatatatcCCAATACATTATACttatcttatttttttaataacgATTATGATAAACAATgtattaaattaattaagAGAAATAAGCAATTAAATACAttgttaaaatataatcatattataaacgaaataaataaaaacatacaATGGTTTAAacattattcattttataaatattatactgatgcatatataaattttttgaaCTATCGAAtggatatattttatcaatatatgaatatttttgtaaataaaaaaaaaaatatatatatccatacaaaaggaaataataatggtattatatattattttactAGATATAAAcatgtttttttaaattcaaatatattcttttattttataaataatcaaaaaGTATATTTAGATTTTTCCGCAGGTGctgatttatatataaaatttttgcACTTGcaagaaaaaatatataatttatcatCAATTGTTAATCgtgatatttttttattatcatccAACTATGAAGatgttaataataagaCGAATTATAATAAACCCAACTtaattaaagaaataaaaagaaatataaatatacacatttGGACTAATGCTCAAAAGGAAGAATTTCGGTACcatttaaagaaaattaaatttaagaaattttataattaaacgtctttttttttttttttttttctttatttgcctgaattatgtattaatgatgatattataaataaataaaaatatatatatatatatatatatatatatattttattcaattatatattaaaaagatgtaattttgttttatatattattcatataatatatatattatttatatatatattttttgtatgttacttttttttttttgttttatttttatttttttttactctttataatatgaacaaaaaaaaaaaaaaaattatggctaattaaaaataatttgtttCAAATTAAAggataatttttttataaataaataaatgaaaaaagataaaaaccaaaaaaaaaatatatattttaatatattcttataatatatttatatatatatagaaaatatataaaatattatatatattttgtaatatcCTAATAATgcttatatttttaattgtagatgatataatatagtattatataaattttaccccccttttttcttcttctattgccttataaaatttgcgcatatattttaaaatatatattattatatatatatatatatatatataataagcCCATCATTTATGAAGgagaaatattaatatgttttttcataaatatattttatattaataaacatataaatatatatgttttaaaagTTTTTATCAAATGGTTTTgtgtaaatatttattataaaaaaacatatacTTATAAATTTTGAAACATACcatataaaacaaattaatatattattatatatttttaatatatttatttataattaaaaggtataagaaaaaaacttaaatatataataaaatattatatatattttttttctcctttgttttttcttatttataattaatatatattttgtatttttgtttatgcttaattatttaattttttttttttttttatctatatattgttattataaacatccatcaaaatgaacaaataataaataaataaatgaatatatatatatatatatatatatagaacaAAAGTcatacatttatttattttttattttttattttttattattttattttttattattatttattattttatttttttgtggTGCTTTTGTTTGCTTAAAAAGTATGATATACCTTAAAggagaaaataaaattataagtataaatgaagacgatataaatgatgagaattatattataataaaaagtatCCTAAAAGATGAGAAGATTTGTATGAATGGTTGGATTCAAATaagttttatattttatgaaaagaattattataaattatttttagaCTTGATTAAAGAAGGAGACATATTTTTTGAggattataataataagatatttaatatattattgttagtatataatttagaaaaaataataaatgtaaaaaatgaaaataaagaagatgaattaaaaataaaattagaAAATTTACTAAATCAAATTGAGAAGAAgattaaagaaaaaaacgACAATCATAaagaaatagaaaaatataattccGATACTGAAAATAAAgatgtaaataaattattgCATAGTAATttagaatataataacaagagttattataataaatatgattatttatCCTATCTTATGATTaaaggaatatataatattaatatgtatttatatttattaaataaatatgattataaatgtggtacaaataatttattttcttcatcagttataaaaaagacAATAGATTCTTcaataaatgtaaatggaaatgttataataaataataatgaatttaCAAATCctttaaattatttaattcatagtataaatatttttattttattattaaaaaaaaataattttgattttatttcttccatatatttatcttttgCCTTATGcttaatttataaattagATGCTTGTATTCAATTTTCatcatatgtattaataagAATTGTTCATTTCCAAAATTTTCTAAACTTATTATTAGAAGATTATAAGATTAAATATGtccataaaaataacaatcCAGATAATAGAAgtataacaaataataatgtacaagatatgaatgaaagcaaagatgaaaaaaaaaaaacagtaaaaaaaaaaaaattcttttttttcgCTACTTCagaaaatgaagaagataataatatagataataattcaaataataataattctgATAACAATTTAGagaatacatataaatgtattcaaataaaaaatttgatgaatatatcaaataatataaaatctatattaaaatatataattggtatatgttatttaaaaaaaaaaaatttctcCCTCGCTTCGTATTGTTTTACTTCATCTATAAAGATTGATAATAACAAATGtgcatatatatcaaactcttctttattattaatgaattatgtgaataaaattatagagcataataattttatatatattaatgagttcagttttttaaaatactggaataattatttatctACAAATGATTACAATAATTTGAAAGATCATCAAAATGATGAGgagaacaaaaaaaaggatataaaaatagGAGCACATCAAAATAATGCTCACAATATGCATAATACGCACAATACGCATAATACTCACAATACGCATAATACTCACAATACGCATAATACTCACAATACGCATAATACTCACAATACAcataatattcataataataataataatattaatagaCATTACAATTCTGTTGATATATCTAATGAAGGTTCAAAATTTGATAGCATAAGACATAAGGAACAATTTTATCATGAAGAAAGTTTACAACttaaaggaaaaaaaagtaCAAAAACATATCAAGGAATTTGCAttagtagtaataataatttcgTAAATCTTTTAAGAAAAGTACATATGAAAgacataataaatttaactttattttattattataattatttagaaggtggtatattaaaatgttcACAAAATTTAAAGCAGTTATTAAATTGTtgtgatatatatatattagataaaaatgatatatatgaatatgaCGAATCAATTGAATCaattaataatgaaaatatatttgtaaaaaatagaaaatggaaagatatttatttaaataataatataatttctttatattttgatttatgTGAAATATGGTTAATTCAAGGAAATTATCGAGCTATACTTcttttgaaaataataaaacataaaataaattttaattatattaacaaaaaagccttaagtaaatattattttttaattggtgtatattatcatatattacagaatatgaaaaaagctttaatgtattatcataaaagctttcttatatataaaaataatataagcagatattattatacaatatgttgtatacatttaaaaaaatataataaggCAAAAAGcaatttaatatatttatataaaaagtgTAGAAATGCTTATGtcattaaattatatatctatttttttgtacACACATcgaatatatatttgaattataatgtaataaataaggagacaataaaaaaaaaaggaatcAACAGgaaggaaaataaaaatgatgtaAATAGAAATGATATGTATAAAACTGATACacataataatgatatcACATCAAACCACATTGATTCCCATATGAATGATCAAACAATTGATTACGTAAGTTACCATATAGATAACAAATTCTGTAAAAGCAATAGAAGTCAACAGGTAAAAATTTTACACAAGGTATTACTTAATATGAtagaaattattaataaaaatgaaataatatttgataataatttagatataattttattaaaagctaaaatttatgaattgctaataacaaaatatagtaatgaatatattgaaagctattttaaattattagatgatatatatgaagtaaaatatttttttactataaaaaataagtcCCCTAAAGTATCCATagaattaattaataattatattgtatCTATGTTTTATTGTAATTATAAGGAAAAAAGTTTAGAATTGAtagaattattaaaagatgaaatattttgtaagataaaaaaatttcatacatattatacataCGCCATTTTATGTAAGGGTAAATCATTCTTATGTAATATAGACAATCTTttaaacaaaaacaaattatacAATGTAGAGACAAGGAAACAGGAGAACCACATTTACcaagataaaaataataaaagaaaaagtaattgtaataatacAACTATTGgtcataataataaacgaagaaaaaatgaaatacatgataaagatataaaaattgaagaacaaaatttttatgatcaaaaaaaaaaagatgaaatAGACATAAATGAAAGCATACATTTTCATGAGAATGTTATAAATTCAATAAATGGATCCAAATTAAAATGTAAAGAAATgcttcaaaaaaatataaaaaaactaaaatatattaaagatatattaagaTATCATCgtatatatgaaatacaaaataatataataaatataaaaaaccataatatcataaaaaaaaaaaatactcctgaaatatataataaagtcatgaaaaatgaaagatatataaatcttATAAATTATCTAAAAAAGCTATACATAACAATTTGCTTTAACAACATAATGTTATTAGAAATTGTTGggtataaaaatataagtataaatatgtataaaatatttacagaaatatatataaattatgaatGTGCTTTTATAAGA
Above is a genomic segment from Plasmodium reichenowi strain SY57 chromosome 9, whole genome shotgun sequence containing:
- a CDS encoding hypothetical protein (conserved Plasmodium protein, unknown function), translated to MYIKIVKNIKRYHNIFHYRKECVATESLIKNTYLTKEYYDKNKKKKIDLFDFVPPENFVSSYFEKLDKCYSNPRSILRLYKDYIEKEDYPNYNWLIRCFCQLANIFGFNSFWSVKDKEAIHELKLFKYLVYDLIEKKEKIKARHCPRLLYAMCCLDYRCYFLLPTILEITEMNIEKYRFPTLCMISFCLSYLGLTNQSVQFGCENYLSRNYNLIIKILNNLYERREEGKIDSTNFCWSLLSFVMVINNMYEYPSKENSFLPEILKNACNSLTKENIPESGWVQYFLYMTLYCCDVEKPSNELQIKESIPYYIQEYLHLKWLDNILITAQNQGSEKMQLEMENIINKLQLKNFFINLSVGRKIDEQHCFFTSHFYKPLNLCIEYDYFHPIGQNRPLVSGIISLKNRIFKKLNFNVVNIHKCYWDPLNDDQKEAQLIKIIETFQQKQDPKTKTESKELYEEKYFDSNILHLKHKRVKFHTWPPENITI
- a CDS encoding NifU-like scaffold protein, putative, coding for MNCISLSVLFIWNFFFVYVKNISILQYDKAKVLFIQTNFEPLNNNMLRVPLNILRKRTYVVKNKKNGVPFQIFLSSENDGGLYYELNPENVEKVLNLIRPKLQIDNGDVELVDIKNNDLYIRLLGNCVTCSSNSITVSHVIKKTLKMYIRNEQNQEPNVIITNFDEINEQNIQNCLSQLKPYLDFLKVEVIIKELVNNKENINNYVCLKFLNIENSSEEINIPHNVKNEITERLKQKFPTLTVNFEN
- a CDS encoding hypothetical protein (conserved Plasmodium protein, unknown function), with amino-acid sequence MIKIYKEYIRTENYFSTIFSYIILHLYNKDNFFKKRTNRNNLFGDLKKPFYLNKRKVIIQNKVIKKKNLVLHFSTSQISYFYYHYFVYILLPKLNYLNSSEKNEIIQNVYLINNNTHQDVRDYIYNKINQNERNIIFCNNLLPGENFNYTNTLGIFLENKYFLDLPFKNFKSTHNVRNHSYLKKNRHNNCIMFKKQIFNLNKKNQKNVIYPNTLYLSYFFNNDYDKQCIKLIKRNKQLNTLLKYNHIINEINKNIQWFKHYSFYKYYTDAYINFLNYRMDIFYQYMNIFVNKKKNIYIHTKGNNNGIIYYFTRYKHVFLNSNIFFYFINNQKVYLDFSAGADLYIKFLHLQEKIYNLSSIVNRDIFLLSSNYEDVNNKTNYNKPNLIKEIKRNINIHIWTNAQKEEFRYHLKKIKFKKFYN
- a CDS encoding tetratricopeptide repeat family protein, putative, with product MIYLKGENKIISINEDDINDENYIIIKSILKDEKICMNGWIQISFIFYEKNYYKLFLDLIKEGDIFFEDYNNKIFNILLLVYNLEKIINVKNENKEDELKIKLENLLNQIEKKIKEKNDNHKEIEKYNSDTENKDVNKLLHSNLEYNNKSYYNKYDYLSYLMIKGIYNINMYLYLLNKYDYKCGTNNLFSSSVIKKTIDSSINVNGNVIINNNEFTNPLNYLIHSINIFILLLKKNNFDFISSIYLSFALCLIYKLDACIQFSSYVLIRIVHFQNFLNLLLEDYKIKYVHKNNNPDNRSITNNNVQDMNESKDEKKKTVKKKKFFFFATSENEEDNNIDNNSNNNNSDNNLENTYKCIQIKNLMNISNNIKSILKYIIGICYLKKKNFSLASYCFTSSIKIDNNKCAYISNSSLLLMNYVNKIIEHNNFIYINEFSFLKYWNNYLSTNDYNNLKDHQNDEENKKKDIKIGAHQNNAHNMHNTHNTHNTHNTHNTHNTHNTHNTHNTHNTHNIHNNNNNINRHYNSVDISNEGSKFDSIRHKEQFYHEESLQLKGKKSTKTYQGICISSNNNFVNLLRKVHMKDIINLTLFYYYNYLEGGILKCSQNLKQLLNCCDIYILDKNDIYEYDESIESINNENIFVKNRKWKDIYLNNNIISLYFDLCEIWLIQGNYRAILLLKIIKHKINFNYINKKALSKYYFLIGVYYHILQNMKKALMYYHKSFLIYKNNISRYYYTICCIHLKKYNKAKSNLIYLYKKCRNAYVIKLYIYFFVHTSNIYLNYNVINKETIKKKGINRKENKNDVNRNDMYKTDTHNNDITSNHIDSHMNDQTIDYVSYHIDNKFCKSNRSQQVKILHKVLLNMIEIINKNEIIFDNNLDIILLKAKIYELLITKYSNEYIESYFKLLDDIYEVKYFFTIKNKSPKVSIELINNYIVSMFYCNYKEKSLELIELLKDEIFCKIKKFHTYYTYAILCKGKSFLCNIDNLLNKNKLYNVETRKQENHIYQDKNNKRKSNCNNTTIGHNNKRRKNEIHDKDIKIEEQNFYDQKKKDEIDINESIHFHENVINSINGSKLKCKEMLQKNIKKLKYIKDILRYHRIYEIQNNIINIKNHNIIKKKNTPEIYNKVMKNERYINLINYLKKLYITICFNNIMLLEIVGYKNISINMYKIFTEIYINYECAFIRLANIYIKNKNFLKAKQIIDNGLQKNPSSVKLHLLKSYMHYKRKHYDYSIYTLEKLKREDQNKNININKNNPHNNDSILINTYISIIKLHKIKECKSKEEKNSIINEIYNKIQLLLEKKSNYFIANLIGVLLNINNKYDIAYESFQIIIDSYEKLSFYYISSIKNIIYLMFNHLIRNNHIINNKLFLNKLNLFFNLSVKYGLNDKKIYLCYSNYLHVLEKYDDAINLLYLCYKKWPYDISILNSLIIIIDSCVSKYLSYEYVDLKNIFFMKGLIHFSFQVIYTLLYLKHFTTTAPLLSSDEKYNYYKEGDYIIEIKKKNLEILASRKYLISTYKKFEEKIKPYIESSLPTMLKQKKLYEMKKVNIQKKIYEEKKRKQMNLEMMKKKSEEKLHAELLRDVNEITYHISDKINVSEQRDNSFYINDHQNDIIQETNENQLDSIPTPSNKNIINVEEENSSFEESRNYESSDNSSDLFEEPSPKKRKKVID